One Panicum virgatum strain AP13 chromosome 3N, P.virgatum_v5, whole genome shotgun sequence DNA segment encodes these proteins:
- the LOC120666245 gene encoding NAD(P)H-quinone oxidoreductase subunit U, chloroplastic-like produces MAALGITSPPAPSAFASATSSCSHSSHSIPRPRPRPRLRLRLRSLPTRFAAAASFRARCAAAAAGGAAGSEGAAAVAEVDEAGTDVAGGAATSTRPPYSLISAENVQKAMRGLAITDADHYGRLGVTRLASTDEVNAAYEKRCEELNSKKLEEEELNKELDLLKESFTILSTEEERRLYDWSISRSGQPERYVWPFQVDPLESAPDPPQEPEDEVPTKLVGYFFLAWFILSVVFSVTLNR; encoded by the exons ATGGCTGCCCTCGGCATcacctccccgccggcgccgtccgcCTTCGCGTCCGCAACATCGTCCTGCTCCCACTCTTCGCACTCcatcccccgcccccgcccccgcccccgcctccgcctccgcctccgctcccTCCCCACCCGGTTCGCGGCTGCGGCGTCGTTCCGCgcgcggtgcgccgccgccgcagccggcggggccgcgggctcggagggcgccgccgcggtggccgaGGTGGATGAGGCGGGAACCGACGTCGCCGGGGGCGCCGCGACCTCCACGCGGCCGCCCTACTCGCTCATCTCCGCGGAGAATGTGCAGAAGGCGATGCGCGGCCTCG CTATTACAGATGCTGATCACTATGGGAGGCTTGGAGTCACAAGACTAGCTTCTACTGATGAG GTAAACGCCGCCTATGAGAAAAGGTGTGAAGAACTAAATAGCAAAAAACTGGAAGAGGAGGAGCTCAACAAGGAACTTGACCTCCTAAAG GAATCATTTACCATACTATCAACTGAGGAAGAGCGAAGATTATACGATTGGAGCATATCCAGAAGTGGGCAACCTGAGCGATATGTCTGGCCTTTTCAAGTAGATCCCTTGGAGTCGGCACCGGATCCTCCACAG GAACCCGAAGACGAGGTCCCGACAAAGCTCGTTGGCTACTTCTTCCTGGCGTGGTTCATACTCTCTGTTGTGTTCTCGGTGACCCTCAACAGATGA